A genomic region of Bacteroidota bacterium contains the following coding sequences:
- a CDS encoding NAD(P)/FAD-dependent oxidoreductase, translated as MKKLLILGGGTAGTMMANKLRLALNVEEWEITIVDKHKTHYYQPGFLFIPFSIYNKSDVIKPKSDFFPTGVKVIFSNIDKIVPEESKVLIENGQVLRYDYLIISTGTKTVPAETPGLQDKLWRKSIFDFYTIEGALALQQFFKSWKGGHLVMAISEIPFKCPVAPLEFVFLADAYFTKMNIRDKVKISLVTPMSGAFTKPVATKMLSELLEDKNIEVIPDFYIERIDNENKKLISYDEEEVPFDVLTIVPVNMGDEMIERSGMGDDMNFVPTNKETLQSKDHDNIFVIGDASDIPTSKAGSVAHFSGEILFENILCAIENRPFTAKFDGHANCYIETGFGKGALIDFNYDTEPLPGTFPLPGIGPFGLLKNTKINHYGKVMFRWIYWHMLLKGKELPITAEMTMIGKKKIMI; from the coding sequence ATGAAAAAACTACTAATTTTAGGAGGAGGAACCGCCGGAACAATGATGGCAAACAAGCTTCGTTTGGCACTAAATGTTGAAGAATGGGAAATCACAATTGTCGATAAGCATAAGACTCATTATTATCAACCCGGATTTTTGTTTATTCCTTTCTCAATATACAACAAGAGCGATGTAATTAAGCCAAAAAGCGATTTTTTCCCAACAGGTGTAAAAGTGATATTTTCGAATATTGACAAAATTGTTCCTGAAGAAAGCAAAGTGCTAATAGAAAATGGGCAGGTTCTTAGATATGATTATTTAATAATTTCAACAGGAACAAAAACAGTACCTGCCGAAACTCCTGGACTACAAGATAAACTGTGGAGAAAAAGTATTTTCGATTTTTATACAATCGAAGGAGCACTTGCTTTGCAGCAATTTTTCAAATCGTGGAAAGGAGGTCATCTGGTAATGGCAATTTCCGAAATTCCATTTAAATGTCCGGTAGCTCCGCTCGAATTTGTTTTTCTTGCCGATGCTTATTTTACAAAAATGAATATTCGCGACAAAGTAAAAATAAGTTTAGTTACTCCAATGTCAGGAGCATTTACAAAACCGGTTGCAACAAAAATGCTGAGTGAACTTCTTGAGGATAAAAATATTGAGGTTATCCCCGATTTTTACATTGAGCGGATCGACAACGAAAACAAAAAACTAATTTCTTACGATGAAGAAGAAGTTCCGTTCGATGTTCTGACAATAGTTCCCGTAAATATGGGAGACGAAATGATAGAAAGAAGCGGAATGGGCGATGATATGAATTTTGTCCCTACCAACAAAGAAACATTGCAATCTAAAGACCACGATAATATTTTTGTTATTGGCGATGCGTCAGATATTCCTACATCAAAAGCCGGATCGGTGGCGCATTTTTCAGGCGAGATTTTATTCGAGAATATTTTGTGTGCAATCGAAAACCGCCCATTCACAGCCAAATTTGACGGACATGCAAATTGTTATATCGAAACCGGTTTTGGAAAAGGTGCTTTGATTGATTTTAATTACGATACAGAACCATTGCCGGGGACTTTTCCATTGCCGGGAATTGGACCTTTCGGATTGTTGAAAAACACAAAAATTAATCATTACGGAAAAGTTATGTTTCGATGGATTTATTGGCATATGTTGCTGAAAGGCAAAGAATTGCCTATAACGGCAGAAATGACAATGATAGGAAAGAAAAAAATCATGATTTAA
- a CDS encoding DUF1641 domain-containing protein: MDDVKTQIDTLNAKVDLILDYVNQQRLKTAAVDDLLSDLAIVGKDVYDSTVEELDNAAVEIDPEDLRILGIKLIRNIKNFISLINSFESLSDFVKDASPIFNELIIDFTNKLNEFDKNGYFDFFKEVITVFNNVINHFSTEDMHQLANNAVTILETVKSFTQPDMLKSVNNAMHIFKNMEIENVPEYSLWKLMKEINKPEMRRALGFMVVFIKNVSNSQNQLNEK, translated from the coding sequence ATGGATGATGTTAAAACCCAGATAGATACACTAAATGCAAAAGTTGATTTAATTTTGGATTATGTGAATCAGCAGCGTCTGAAAACAGCTGCTGTTGATGATTTATTAAGCGATTTGGCGATAGTTGGAAAAGATGTTTACGATTCAACAGTAGAAGAGTTGGACAATGCAGCCGTTGAAATTGATCCTGAAGATTTGCGAATTCTTGGAATCAAACTGATTCGAAATATTAAAAACTTTATCAGTCTTATTAATTCATTCGAAAGTTTGTCCGATTTTGTTAAAGATGCTTCACCAATTTTCAATGAGCTAATAATTGATTTTACTAACAAACTGAACGAATTTGATAAAAATGGATATTTTGATTTTTTCAAAGAAGTAATTACAGTTTTTAATAATGTAATTAATCATTTTTCGACTGAAGATATGCACCAGCTTGCCAATAATGCTGTTACTATTTTAGAAACTGTGAAATCGTTTACACAGCCTGATATGTTGAAATCGGTGAATAATGCAATGCACATTTTCAAAAATATGGAAATTGAAAATGTTCCTGAATATTCTTTATGGAAACTGATGAAAGAAATAAATAAGCCGGAAATGAGGCGAGCTTTGGGTTTTATGGTGGTATTTATAAAAAATGTGTCGAACTCCCAGAACCAATTGAATGAGAAATGA
- a CDS encoding TusE/DsrC/DsvC family sulfur relay protein has translation MAEKNYAGLSLEVNDEGYLLDHAQWSKEIAVEIAKEENIDLDEDHFAVLDFIREKYIAGESLTIRKVGKSGIVDIKGLYKLFPGGPLKKSSRIAGIPKPSSCV, from the coding sequence ATGGCAGAGAAAAATTATGCAGGATTGTCGCTCGAAGTAAACGACGAGGGATACCTACTCGATCATGCTCAATGGTCGAAAGAAATTGCTGTTGAAATAGCAAAAGAAGAAAATATTGACTTAGACGAAGATCATTTTGCGGTGCTCGATTTTATTCGCGAAAAGTATATCGCAGGAGAATCTCTAACCATCCGAAAAGTTGGAAAATCAGGAATTGTAGATATTAAAGGATTGTACAAGCTTTTTCCTGGAGGTCCTTTGAAAAAGTCGTCGAGAATTGCAGGAATTCCGAAACCAAGTAGTTGTGTTTAA
- a CDS encoding S41 family peptidase: MQLNNFKKTFFIIVIVNIIFLNLLHSQTEQLQKRKLTKAFSYIQDLYIDSVSEEEIVENAIIGMLEDLDPHSQYISKENVKMIEEPLKGNFDGIGIQFQILDDTLYVINTLKSGPAAKNGILPGDRIILLENENIAGIGLSEFDARLKFLGIAGTKLNIGIKRFGSNSLLNFTIRREKLPIKSIEASYLVNNKTGYIKLNNFSATTVNEFNKVMSNFLAHGIENLILDIRGNGGGYLKTAVDICDHFIGEEKLIVFTEGKHSLKEEKLANISGYFENGRLTILINEGSASASEIVAGAVQDWDRGVIIGRRSFGKGLVQRPLSLPDGSKLRLTIAQYYTPSGRSIQKPYNNGNEDYNHELIERYNHGELLNKDSIHFPDSLKFETLISKRTVYGGGGIMPDIFIPIDTNVYTNYYQELLDKGIINLYSLNYANKNRELFKQAYPTFDRYIAEFDISEEMFGDFLVIAKKNEISFNEKEFQRSKTKIRNRIIALIALNVFDLTEYYQIVNKEDLVFQKAIKVLSDKKLYKKVLSGK; encoded by the coding sequence ATGCAATTGAATAATTTTAAAAAGACATTTTTCATAATAGTTATTGTGAATATTATTTTTTTAAATCTTCTTCATTCTCAAACAGAACAGCTACAAAAACGAAAACTTACCAAAGCATTTTCTTATATTCAAGACCTATACATCGATAGTGTGAGCGAGGAAGAAATTGTTGAAAATGCAATAATAGGTATGCTTGAAGATCTTGATCCGCATTCACAATATATTTCAAAAGAGAATGTAAAAATGATTGAAGAACCTTTGAAAGGAAATTTTGATGGCATTGGAATTCAATTTCAAATATTAGATGATACTCTTTACGTAATAAATACCTTAAAAAGTGGACCAGCAGCGAAAAATGGCATTTTGCCGGGAGACAGAATAATTCTTCTTGAAAATGAAAATATTGCTGGAATCGGACTAAGCGAATTCGATGCCAGACTAAAATTTTTAGGTATAGCCGGAACAAAACTTAATATAGGAATAAAACGATTTGGTTCTAATAGTTTGCTAAATTTTACAATACGAAGAGAAAAATTGCCTATAAAAAGCATCGAAGCCTCCTATCTGGTTAACAATAAAACCGGATACATAAAATTGAACAACTTCTCGGCAACCACAGTTAACGAATTCAACAAAGTGATGAGCAATTTTCTCGCTCACGGAATAGAAAATCTAATATTAGATATTAGGGGCAATGGTGGAGGCTACTTAAAAACTGCTGTGGACATTTGCGACCATTTTATCGGAGAAGAAAAACTTATAGTTTTCACTGAAGGAAAACATAGTTTGAAAGAAGAAAAATTGGCTAATATATCAGGCTATTTCGAAAATGGTCGTCTAACAATATTAATAAATGAAGGTTCTGCCTCTGCCAGCGAAATAGTTGCAGGTGCTGTTCAAGACTGGGATAGAGGAGTAATTATTGGAAGACGCTCCTTTGGTAAAGGACTTGTTCAACGCCCCTTAAGTTTGCCAGACGGATCGAAATTGCGTCTAACAATTGCTCAATATTATACACCATCCGGTCGGTCAATTCAAAAACCATACAACAATGGAAACGAAGATTATAATCACGAATTGATAGAGCGTTATAATCATGGAGAACTATTAAACAAGGATAGCATTCATTTTCCAGATTCTCTGAAATTTGAAACTCTTATTAGCAAACGTACGGTTTATGGTGGCGGTGGCATAATGCCAGACATTTTTATACCAATTGATACAAATGTATATACAAATTATTATCAAGAATTGTTAGACAAAGGCATAATTAATCTTTATTCGTTGAATTATGCCAACAAAAATAGAGAATTGTTTAAACAAGCCTATCCTACATTCGATAGATATATAGCTGAATTTGATATTTCTGAAGAAATGTTCGGAGATTTTTTAGTAATTGCAAAAAAAAATGAGATTTCATTCAATGAAAAAGAATTTCAGCGGTCAAAAACTAAGATAAGAAATAGAATTATTGCTCTTATTGCTTTAAATGTATTTGATTTAACCGAATATTATCAAATTGTAAACAAAGAAGATCTTGTTTTTCAGAAAGCAATTAAAGTTTTGTCTGACAAAAAACTGTACAAAAAAGTCCTTTCAGGAAAATAA
- a CDS encoding helix-turn-helix transcriptional regulator — MNKLIIIEPSEIIFTGLSKLIDSRKFNISQVSSFDDFILKTNKLQTDLIIINPIFILNSVKTFKKVQIEFQHIKWFALIYNYFDESLLNKFDEKIYINDDTFSLNSKINNQIKINKANTAKAIDTISDRETEILKLIVEGNSNKEIADKLFLSTHTVMTHRKNITHKTGIKSVSGLTIYAVVNKIITIPDFKT; from the coding sequence GTGAATAAGTTAATTATTATTGAACCATCTGAAATAATTTTCACAGGATTATCGAAACTGATTGATAGCAGAAAATTTAATATATCTCAAGTTTCTTCATTCGATGATTTTATTTTGAAAACAAACAAGCTGCAGACAGATTTAATTATTATAAATCCGATTTTTATTTTGAATAGCGTAAAAACATTTAAAAAAGTACAAATCGAATTTCAACACATAAAATGGTTTGCGTTGATTTACAACTATTTTGATGAATCATTACTAAATAAATTTGACGAAAAAATATACATCAACGACGATACTTTTAGTCTAAATTCTAAAATCAATAATCAGATTAAAATAAATAAAGCCAACACAGCAAAAGCCATAGACACAATAAGCGATCGCGAAACTGAGATTCTGAAACTTATTGTCGAAGGAAATTCTAATAAAGAAATCGCCGATAAATTGTTTTTAAGCACACACACCGTAATGACTCACCGCAAAAATATTACTCACAAAACCGGAATTAAATCGGTTTCGGGTTTAACAATTTATGCAGTAGTAAACAAAATAATTACGATTCCTGATTTTAAGACTTAG
- a CDS encoding tyrosine decarboxylase produces MIMNFEALFLGPQAENHKFFKEILNFLIDEHIHWRRNFHPNDTQSITLQDQGEENFIITQQKIQETLLQLSSALKQSSLPWHSPRYLGHMVSDLLMPAHLAYILTMLYNPNNVAWEASPATTELELQVGIDLAQMLGFDKNQAFGHITSGGTVANIEALWIARNLKSIPLAIKKVKPDLFEGMTDKMLMNFSPRKTLELIGKLNNDLELIKKHSARGEGVKSFEIGKILVPGTRHYSWDKMVDILGIGANNLVVVKVTDNYRMDINDLEEKIQEIVDNDENILAVVGVVGTTEEGSVDPIDEIVALRKKFEEKGTSFYIHIDGAYGGYVRSLFIDESYNFLPYADLRHSLHEKDIIAESYNYPPIEIYNAFKSFEDVDSVTIDPHKLGYIPYQAGAIVFRDKRVRNIVSYFAPYIFEEGNEYQNPLLLGSYILEGSKSGAAAAAVWTANKVVGLNLNGYGKIIGESIEGALRLYNMILDKYLFQIGEKSYEIVPLVKPDTNIVMYAFNEVGNTSLKQMNQLNRDVKEKLYYKPGKFAQQYEFMISSTSFSYADYKDIPLHFLEKLSISENEWKKTQEVFVLRSTIMSPYLTLDFTEIDYLSKLFECFEKILNEIQ; encoded by the coding sequence ATGATTATGAATTTTGAAGCCTTATTTCTTGGACCACAAGCAGAGAATCACAAATTTTTTAAAGAAATACTAAATTTTTTGATAGATGAACATATTCATTGGCGAAGGAATTTTCACCCAAACGACACTCAAAGCATAACTTTACAAGATCAAGGCGAAGAAAACTTCATCATCACTCAACAAAAAATTCAGGAAACACTCCTACAATTGTCCTCGGCACTAAAGCAAAGTTCGCTACCCTGGCATTCTCCGCGATATTTGGGACATATGGTTTCAGACCTGCTCATGCCAGCACATTTGGCATATATTCTCACGATGCTATACAACCCAAACAATGTTGCATGGGAGGCCTCTCCTGCAACTACTGAGCTCGAACTTCAGGTTGGGATTGACTTGGCTCAAATGTTGGGCTTCGATAAAAATCAGGCATTTGGGCATATAACATCGGGCGGTACTGTTGCAAATATTGAGGCACTATGGATTGCCCGAAATTTAAAATCAATACCTCTCGCAATAAAAAAAGTGAAACCCGATTTGTTTGAAGGAATGACTGATAAAATGTTGATGAATTTTTCGCCAAGAAAAACACTCGAATTGATTGGAAAGTTAAACAATGATCTCGAGCTAATAAAAAAACATTCAGCTCGGGGCGAAGGAGTCAAATCATTTGAAATTGGAAAAATTTTGGTTCCGGGAACAAGACACTACTCGTGGGATAAGATGGTGGATATATTGGGAATTGGAGCAAACAATCTTGTTGTAGTGAAAGTAACCGACAATTATAGAATGGACATAAATGACCTTGAGGAGAAAATTCAAGAAATTGTTGATAATGACGAAAATATCCTGGCTGTTGTTGGGGTTGTAGGAACAACCGAAGAAGGATCTGTCGATCCAATTGATGAAATTGTTGCTTTACGTAAAAAATTTGAAGAAAAAGGAACCTCATTTTACATCCATATTGATGGAGCTTATGGCGGATATGTTAGAAGTTTGTTTATCGATGAATCATACAATTTTTTACCATATGCAGATTTACGACATTCTTTGCACGAGAAAGATATAATTGCTGAATCGTACAATTATCCACCCATAGAAATATATAATGCTTTTAAATCTTTCGAAGATGTTGACTCGGTAACAATCGATCCTCATAAATTAGGATATATTCCTTATCAGGCAGGAGCCATAGTTTTTCGCGACAAGCGAGTGAGGAATATTGTTTCATATTTTGCACCATATATTTTCGAGGAAGGCAACGAATATCAAAATCCGCTATTGCTCGGGAGCTATATTCTCGAAGGCTCTAAATCGGGAGCAGCAGCGGCAGCAGTATGGACTGCAAACAAAGTTGTTGGTTTAAACCTTAATGGCTACGGAAAAATAATTGGCGAATCAATTGAAGGTGCTTTGAGATTGTACAATATGATTTTAGACAAATATTTATTTCAAATTGGAGAAAAATCATACGAAATTGTACCTCTTGTGAAACCCGATACAAATATTGTAATGTATGCTTTCAATGAAGTTGGAAACACAAGCCTGAAGCAAATGAACCAATTAAATAGAGACGTAAAAGAAAAATTGTATTATAAACCCGGAAAATTTGCACAACAATACGAATTTATGATATCATCAACTTCGTTCTCTTACGCAGATTATAAGGACATTCCTTTACACTTCCTCGAAAAACTATCGATCTCCGAAAACGAATGGAAAAAAACTCAAGAAGTATTTGTGCTTCGTTCAACAATTATGAGTCCATATCTGACTTTAGATTTTACAGAAATAGACTACCTCTCGAAACTTTTCGAGTGCTTTGAGAAGATTTTGAACGAAATTCAATAA